The following are from one region of the Hydrogenophaga sp. BPS33 genome:
- the uraH gene encoding hydroxyisourate hydrolase has product MGLSTHVLDTMHGCPAAGMAVELHTTKGDQATLVKRFILNADGRNPDGPLYDNASLKVGTYRLVFDVKGYFAARGVALPEPNFLNRVSLDFGVAHVDQHYHVPLLVSPWSYSTYRGS; this is encoded by the coding sequence ATGGGTTTGAGCACACACGTTCTGGACACGATGCACGGCTGCCCGGCCGCTGGCATGGCGGTGGAGTTGCATACCACCAAAGGCGATCAGGCCACGCTGGTCAAGCGCTTCATCTTGAATGCCGACGGGCGCAACCCCGACGGGCCGCTGTACGACAACGCCAGCCTGAAGGTGGGCACCTACCGGCTGGTGTTCGACGTGAAGGGCTATTTCGCGGCCCGGGGCGTGGCCTTGCCCGAGCCCAATTTCCTCAACCGCGTGTCGCTCGATTTCGGTGTGGCGCACGTCGACCAGCACTATCACGTGCCGCTGCTGGTGAGCCCGTGGAGCTACTCGACGTACCGGGGGAGTTGA
- a CDS encoding urate hydroxylase PuuD, giving the protein METYLLDWANLLLRWLHVIVAIAWIGSSFYFVFLDSSLTPPEDEQLKKDGVSGELWAVHGGGFYHPVKFAVSPPKLPDHLHWFYWESYSTWLSGFALFLVSYLWSPSVYLIDPKVMDWSPAAAISAALGFLVVFWLLYDVICRTLGQKDNGDAKVGALVLVLVCVAAWLATQLFAGRAAFLLMGAMIATAMSANVFFWIIPGQRTVVADLKAGRPVDPIHGKRGKQRSVHNTYFTLPVLFAMLSNHYSFTYAHEYNWLILIGMMFAGAAIRQFFVMRHGYKLGRNKHPWPYAAAGVVVLIALIVWLKPAPVQAVAVPQTVSYAQLKPVIEQRCVMCHGEALQSKNVRLDTPDALKLHAQAVYQQAVVARTMPMNNATGVTEEERALIGQWFKTGAKVD; this is encoded by the coding sequence ATGGAAACGTATCTGCTCGACTGGGCCAATCTGCTGCTGCGCTGGCTGCACGTCATCGTCGCGATCGCCTGGATTGGCTCCTCGTTCTACTTCGTCTTTCTCGACAGCAGCCTCACACCGCCCGAGGACGAGCAGCTCAAGAAGGACGGGGTGAGCGGTGAACTGTGGGCCGTGCACGGCGGCGGTTTCTACCACCCGGTGAAGTTCGCGGTGTCGCCGCCGAAGCTGCCCGACCACCTGCATTGGTTCTACTGGGAGAGCTACTCCACCTGGCTCTCGGGGTTCGCGTTGTTCCTCGTGTCCTATCTGTGGAGCCCAAGTGTCTATCTGATCGATCCCAAAGTGATGGACTGGAGTCCGGCCGCGGCCATATCGGCGGCGCTGGGCTTCCTGGTGGTGTTCTGGCTGCTGTACGACGTGATCTGCCGCACCCTGGGGCAGAAGGACAACGGCGACGCCAAGGTCGGCGCGCTGGTGCTGGTGCTGGTGTGCGTGGCGGCCTGGCTGGCCACGCAGTTGTTCGCCGGCCGCGCGGCCTTCCTGCTGATGGGCGCGATGATCGCGACGGCCATGAGTGCCAACGTGTTCTTCTGGATCATTCCGGGCCAGCGCACCGTGGTGGCCGATCTCAAGGCCGGGCGCCCGGTCGACCCGATCCACGGCAAGCGCGGCAAGCAGCGCAGCGTGCACAACACTTACTTCACGCTGCCGGTGTTGTTCGCGATGCTGAGCAACCACTACAGCTTCACCTACGCGCACGAGTACAACTGGCTGATCCTGATCGGCATGATGTTCGCGGGCGCGGCGATTCGCCAGTTCTTCGTCATGCGCCACGGCTACAAGCTGGGCCGCAACAAGCACCCCTGGCCTTATGCCGCGGCGGGCGTGGTGGTGCTGATCGCGTTGATCGTCTGGCTCAAGCCCGCGCCGGTGCAGGCGGTGGCCGTGCCGCAGACGGTGAGCTACGCGCAACTCAAGCCGGTGATCGAACAGCGTTGCGTCATGTGCCATGGCGAGGCGCTGCAGTCCAAGAACGTGCGGCTGGACACGCCCGACGCGCTCAAGCTGCACGCGCAGGCGGTGTACCAGCAGGCGGTGGTGGCCCGCACGATGCCCATGAACAACGCAACGGGCGTGACCGAGGAAGAGCGGGCCCTGATCGGCCAGTGGTTCAAGACCGGTGCAAAAGTCGATTGA
- the xdhC gene encoding xanthine dehydrogenase accessory protein XdhC, producing the protein MLSDLDTLLLHLATGHAVLVTVGTTKGSVPRESGAWMAVLAGPGERVIGTIGGGHLEWDAMRQAREALADAPAMARPAWEQSVVLGPSLGQCCGGALVLCFERVDASHIPALRARLSAGHAPLALFGGGHVGRAIVQALSPLPFEVAWIDSRDEVFPPDLPAHVRAEHSDPVQSAVRDLVAGSSVLIMSFSHAEDLDIVAACLQRLRERADLRFIGLIGSATKWATFRSRLRHRGFGDAELARITCPIGLPGIRGKEPAVIAASVVAQLLLEQASGETPALTA; encoded by the coding sequence ATGCTTTCAGACCTTGATACCTTGCTGTTGCATCTGGCGACGGGCCATGCCGTGCTGGTGACAGTCGGCACCACGAAGGGTTCGGTGCCGCGCGAGTCGGGGGCCTGGATGGCCGTGCTGGCCGGGCCTGGCGAGCGCGTGATCGGCACCATTGGCGGCGGCCACCTGGAATGGGACGCGATGCGCCAGGCGCGGGAAGCCTTGGCAGACGCGCCGGCCATGGCGCGGCCTGCCTGGGAGCAGTCGGTGGTGCTCGGCCCCAGCCTGGGGCAGTGTTGCGGCGGCGCGCTCGTGCTGTGTTTCGAGCGGGTCGATGCCTCTCACATTCCCGCGCTGCGCGCGCGCCTGAGCGCCGGCCATGCACCGCTGGCCTTGTTTGGCGGCGGGCACGTGGGGCGCGCGATCGTGCAGGCGCTCTCACCGCTGCCTTTCGAGGTCGCCTGGATCGACAGCCGCGACGAGGTGTTTCCGCCGGACCTGCCCGCCCATGTGCGTGCCGAGCATTCCGACCCGGTGCAGTCGGCGGTGCGCGATCTGGTGGCGGGCTCCAGCGTGTTGATCATGAGCTTCTCGCATGCCGAAGACCTCGACATCGTCGCCGCCTGCCTGCAGCGCCTGCGCGAGCGCGCGGACCTTCGCTTCATCGGCCTCATCGGCAGCGCCACCAAATGGGCCACGTTTCGCAGCCGCTTGCGCCACCGGGGCTTTGGCGACGCGGAGCTCGCGCGCATCACCTGCCCGATTGGTCTGCCTGGCATCCGGGGCAAGGAGCCGGCGGTGATCGCCGCCTCGGTCGTGGCGCAGTTGTTGCTAGAACAAGCCTCGGGGGAAACCCCAGCTTTGACGGCTTGA
- a CDS encoding Rieske (2Fe-2S) protein — MTLPPDDPVYALCNSHDLVDGGRAVSFDVVYAGQTCRAFAIRYQGQPHAYLNRCAHVAMEMDWRPDQFFDDTGRWLLCATHGAAYEPDTGACRAGPCRGGLVKIELVEHGGVVHWRSQYHLKPLEF; from the coding sequence ATGACCCTCCCACCCGACGATCCAGTCTATGCGCTGTGCAACAGCCACGATCTGGTCGACGGGGGAAGGGCGGTGTCGTTCGACGTGGTGTATGCAGGCCAGACCTGCCGCGCCTTTGCCATTCGCTACCAGGGGCAGCCACACGCCTACCTGAACCGGTGCGCGCACGTGGCCATGGAAATGGACTGGCGGCCCGACCAGTTCTTCGACGACACCGGCCGCTGGCTGCTGTGCGCCACGCACGGCGCGGCCTACGAGCCCGATACGGGCGCCTGCCGTGCCGGTCCGTGCCGAGGGGGGCTGGTGAAAATTGAGTTGGTGGAGCACGGCGGGGTAGTCCACTGGCGGTCACAATACCACCTCAAACCCCTTGAATTCTGA
- the galE gene encoding UDP-glucose 4-epimerase GalE, with product MKVLLTGGAGYIGSHTAIALIEAGFEPVLLDNFANSHPVVLERLAQITGRPLALERGDVLDLPWLEDVLRRHRPLGVVHFAGDKAVGESVADPLKYFHNNIGGAVSLLRAMETLHAEDPGIAPTLVFSSSATVYGDPATVPITEDFPRSHTNPYGHSKLVIEDMLSALLRARPAWRIATLRYFNPVGAHPSGLIGEDPAGIPNNLMPYVAQVAVGQREHLNVFGSDYPTPDGTGVRDYIHVQDLAAGHVAALKALLGRGESFTVNLGTGRGHSVLEVVRAFEQASGRPVPYQLAPRRAGDVAQCWADPTLARRLLGWEAQRTLQEMCADAWRWQSGNPKGYRS from the coding sequence ATGAAAGTTCTGCTCACCGGCGGTGCCGGCTACATCGGCAGCCACACCGCTATCGCTCTCATCGAAGCCGGCTTCGAGCCGGTGCTGCTGGACAACTTCGCCAACAGCCACCCGGTGGTGCTGGAGCGGCTGGCGCAGATCACCGGCCGCCCGCTTGCGCTGGAGCGCGGCGACGTGCTCGACCTGCCCTGGCTGGAAGACGTGCTGCGCCGCCACCGCCCGCTTGGCGTGGTGCATTTCGCGGGTGACAAGGCGGTGGGCGAAAGCGTGGCCGATCCGCTGAAGTACTTCCACAACAACATTGGCGGCGCCGTCAGCCTGCTGCGCGCCATGGAAACGCTGCACGCCGAAGACCCGGGCATCGCGCCCACGCTGGTGTTTTCCAGCAGTGCCACGGTGTATGGCGACCCGGCCACGGTACCGATCACCGAAGACTTCCCGCGCAGCCACACCAATCCGTATGGGCACAGCAAGCTGGTCATCGAAGACATGCTCAGTGCGTTGCTGAGGGCCCGGCCGGCATGGCGCATCGCAACGCTGCGCTACTTCAATCCGGTGGGCGCGCATCCGAGCGGCCTGATCGGCGAGGATCCCGCCGGCATTCCGAACAACCTCATGCCCTACGTGGCGCAGGTGGCCGTGGGCCAGCGCGAACACCTCAACGTGTTCGGCAGCGACTACCCCACGCCCGACGGCACCGGGGTGCGCGACTACATCCACGTGCAAGATCTCGCGGCCGGCCATGTGGCCGCGCTGAAGGCCTTGCTGGGGCGTGGCGAGAGCTTCACGGTGAACCTGGGCACCGGACGCGGACACAGCGTGCTGGAGGTGGTGCGGGCCTTTGAGCAGGCCAGCGGCCGGCCCGTGCCGTACCAGCTTGCGCCGCGCCGCGCGGGTGACGTGGCGCAGTGCTGGGCCGACCCGACGCTTGCCAGGCGCCTGCTCGGCTGGGAAGCGCAACGCACGCTGCAAGAGATGTGCGCCGACGCCTGGCGCTGGCAGAGCGGCAACCCGAAAGGCTACAGAAGCTGA
- the uraD gene encoding 2-oxo-4-hydroxy-4-carboxy-5-ureidoimidazoline decarboxylase gives MPITLDQLNHAPLPEATQMLDGLYEHSPWIAEQALAQRPFASLAALKHAMVKVLADAGVEPQLALIRAHPELAGKAMVAQSLTAESTNEQTKAGLTNCTPQEFAHIQQLNAQYNAKFGFPFILAVRGPRGLGLAKREIIATFERRLGNPVDFERAECLRNIHRIAEIRLNDKFGFEPATGNAVWDWHEDLARHSDPGFAEQGQLTVTYLTDAHRACAADLVARMRACGFDEVGVDAVGNVVGRYLAHPHPNPLRQAGEGVKTLLTGSHYDTVRNGGKYDGRLGIFAPMACVQRLHAAGRRLPFDFEVVGFAEEEGQRYKATFLGSGALTGHFNPSWLDQQDADGISMRQAMQHAGLPATMEAIATLQRDPSKYLGFVEVHIEQGPVLNEMDLPLGVVTSINASVRYLCEAIGMASHAGTTPMDRRRDAACAVAELALYAEQRAAADGDSVATIGMLQVPGGSINVVPGRCLFSLDLRAPSDAQRDALERDILARLRAIAEQRGIDLKIEETMRAAAAPSAPEWQARWERAVNALGVPLHRMPSGAGHDAMKLHEVMPQAMLFVRGLNGGISHNPLESTTSDDMELCVNAFSHLLDQLAQEP, from the coding sequence ATGCCGATCACCCTGGACCAACTCAACCATGCCCCGCTGCCCGAGGCCACGCAGATGCTCGACGGCCTCTACGAGCACTCGCCCTGGATCGCCGAGCAGGCACTCGCGCAACGCCCTTTCGCCTCGCTGGCCGCGCTCAAGCACGCCATGGTGAAGGTGTTGGCCGATGCGGGCGTGGAGCCGCAGCTGGCCCTGATCCGCGCCCACCCCGAACTCGCGGGCAAGGCGATGGTCGCCCAGTCGCTCACCGCCGAGTCCACCAACGAGCAGACCAAGGCCGGTCTCACGAACTGCACGCCGCAGGAGTTCGCGCACATCCAGCAGCTCAACGCGCAGTACAACGCCAAGTTCGGCTTCCCGTTCATCCTCGCCGTGCGCGGCCCACGCGGCCTGGGCCTGGCCAAGCGCGAGATCATTGCCACGTTCGAACGCCGCCTGGGCAATCCGGTGGACTTCGAACGCGCCGAGTGCCTGCGCAACATCCACCGCATTGCCGAGATCCGGCTCAACGACAAGTTCGGCTTCGAGCCGGCCACGGGGAACGCGGTGTGGGACTGGCACGAGGACCTCGCGCGCCACAGCGACCCCGGGTTCGCCGAACAAGGCCAGCTCACGGTCACGTACCTGACGGATGCGCACCGCGCTTGCGCGGCGGACCTGGTGGCGCGGATGCGGGCATGTGGGTTTGATGAGGTGGGGGTGGATGCGGTAGGGAATGTGGTTGGCCGCTACCTCGCGCACCCTCACCCCAACCCTCTCCGGCAAGCGGGAGAGGGCGTCAAGACACTGCTCACGGGTAGCCACTACGACACCGTGCGCAACGGTGGCAAATACGACGGTCGCCTGGGCATCTTCGCGCCCATGGCCTGCGTGCAACGCCTGCACGCGGCCGGCCGGCGCCTGCCGTTCGACTTCGAGGTGGTGGGCTTCGCCGAAGAAGAAGGCCAGCGCTACAAGGCCACCTTTCTCGGCTCGGGCGCGCTCACCGGCCACTTCAACCCGTCCTGGCTCGACCAGCAGGACGCAGACGGCATCTCCATGCGCCAGGCCATGCAGCACGCCGGCCTGCCCGCGACGATGGAAGCCATCGCCACACTGCAACGCGATCCGTCGAAGTACCTCGGCTTCGTCGAGGTCCACATCGAACAGGGCCCGGTGCTCAACGAAATGGACTTGCCCCTGGGCGTGGTCACCTCCATCAACGCCAGCGTGCGCTACCTGTGCGAAGCCATCGGCATGGCCAGCCACGCCGGCACCACCCCCATGGACCGGCGGCGCGACGCCGCCTGCGCCGTGGCCGAGCTCGCGCTCTATGCCGAACAGCGCGCCGCAGCCGACGGCGATTCGGTGGCCACCATCGGCATGCTGCAGGTGCCCGGCGGTTCGATCAACGTGGTGCCCGGCCGCTGCCTGTTCTCGCTCGACCTGCGCGCGCCCAGCGATGCGCAGCGCGACGCGCTGGAGCGGGACATCCTCGCGCGCCTGCGCGCCATCGCCGAGCAGCGCGGCATCGACCTGAAGATCGAAGAGACCATGCGCGCCGCCGCCGCTCCCAGCGCACCCGAATGGCAAGCGCGCTGGGAACGCGCGGTGAATGCCTTGGGCGTGCCCCTGCACCGCATGCCCAGCGGCGCCGGCCACGACGCGATGAAGCTGCACGAGGTCATGCCCCAGGCCATGCTGTTCGTGCGCGGCCTCAACGGCGGCATCAGCCACAACCCGCTGGAGTCCACCACCAGCGACGACATGGAACTCTGCGTCAACGCCTTCTCGCACCTGCTCGACCAACTCGCCCAAGAACCCTGA
- the puuE gene encoding allantoinase PuuE, whose amino-acid sequence MTYDSTLAYPRDLAGYGRDVPHARWPNGARIAVQFVLNYEEGGENSVLHGDDASEQFLSEMFNPAAYPARHISMEGIYEYGSRAGVWRILREFEKRGLPLTVFGVATALQRSPDVTAAFQELGYDIACHGLKWIHYQNVDEATERAHMAQAMQLIEQLTGSRPLGWYTGRDSPNTRRLVADFGGFEYDSDYYGDDLPFWMKVRKTDGSDAHQLIVPYTLDCNDMRFALPQGYSHADPFFQYMKDTFDALYAEGDPNGLDRPKMMNIGMHCRLLGRPGRITALQRFLDHIQQHEHVWVARRIDIARHWKNTHPVTA is encoded by the coding sequence ATGACCTACGACTCCACGCTCGCGTATCCACGCGACCTGGCCGGCTACGGCCGCGACGTTCCCCACGCCCGCTGGCCCAACGGCGCGCGCATCGCCGTGCAGTTCGTCCTGAACTACGAGGAAGGGGGCGAGAACAGCGTGCTGCATGGCGACGATGCGTCCGAACAGTTCCTCTCGGAAATGTTCAACCCGGCGGCCTACCCGGCGCGCCACATCAGCATGGAAGGCATCTACGAATACGGCTCGCGCGCCGGCGTGTGGCGCATCCTGCGCGAGTTCGAAAAGCGTGGCCTGCCGCTCACGGTGTTTGGCGTGGCCACCGCGCTGCAACGCAGCCCGGACGTGACCGCCGCGTTCCAGGAACTCGGATACGACATCGCCTGCCACGGCCTCAAATGGATCCACTACCAGAACGTGGACGAGGCCACCGAGCGCGCGCACATGGCGCAGGCCATGCAACTCATCGAGCAACTCACCGGCAGCCGCCCGCTGGGCTGGTACACCGGGCGCGACAGCCCGAACACGCGTCGCCTCGTGGCGGACTTCGGCGGCTTCGAATACGACAGCGACTACTACGGCGACGACCTGCCGTTCTGGATGAAAGTGCGCAAGACCGATGGCAGCGACGCGCACCAGCTCATCGTGCCCTACACGCTGGACTGCAACGACATGCGCTTCGCCCTGCCCCAGGGCTACTCCCACGCCGACCCGTTCTTCCAGTACATGAAGGACACGTTCGACGCGCTCTACGCCGAAGGCGACCCGAACGGCCTGGACCGGCCCAAGATGATGAACATCGGCATGCACTGCCGCCTGCTCGGCCGCCCGGGGCGCATCACCGCGCTGCAGCGCTTTCTGGACCACATCCAGCAGCACGAACACGTGTGGGTGGCGCGGCGCATCGACATCGCGCGCCACTGGAAGAACACGCACCCTGTCACCGCCTGA
- a CDS encoding GntR family transcriptional regulator: MRRMETSSTLHIVESLTRAIVEHRLHPGTKLAEQKLADHFGVSRTLVRQALFQLSQNRLIRLEPARGAFVATPSVQEAQQVFAVRRMLEVEMTRAFVRSVTNAKIKALREHVAQEKQAVNNQDVPGRIELLGDFHVRMAELMGNQVLAELLRDLISRCALITLMYQSNQAAEHSSEEHAEIVKALAARDEELAVRLMDEHLLNVEQNLTFDRKLPVNDISQALS, encoded by the coding sequence ATGCGGCGCATGGAAACCTCCAGCACCTTGCACATCGTCGAGTCGCTCACGCGCGCCATCGTGGAGCACCGCCTGCACCCGGGCACCAAGCTGGCCGAGCAAAAGCTGGCCGACCACTTCGGTGTGTCGCGCACCCTGGTGCGCCAGGCCTTGTTCCAGCTGTCGCAAAACCGCCTGATCCGCCTGGAGCCGGCGCGCGGGGCCTTCGTGGCCACGCCCTCGGTGCAGGAAGCCCAGCAGGTCTTCGCGGTGCGCCGCATGCTGGAAGTGGAGATGACGCGCGCCTTCGTGCGCAGCGTGACCAACGCCAAGATCAAGGCGCTGCGTGAGCACGTGGCGCAGGAAAAGCAGGCCGTCAACAACCAGGACGTGCCCGGCCGCATCGAGCTGCTGGGCGACTTCCACGTGCGCATGGCCGAGCTCATGGGCAACCAGGTGCTGGCCGAACTGCTGCGCGACCTCATCTCGCGCTGCGCGCTGATCACGCTCATGTACCAGAGCAACCAGGCCGCCGAACACTCCAGCGAAGAGCACGCGGAGATCGTCAAGGCGCTGGCCGCACGCGACGAAGAGCTGGCCGTGCGCCTGATGGACGAACACCTGCTCAACGTCGAACAGAACCTGACTTTCGACCGCAAGCTGCCCGTCAACGACATTTCCCAAGCCTTGTCATGA
- a CDS encoding S49 family peptidase — protein sequence MNDDPLGQLGSNATDRNWERATLEKLVFATIREQQATRRWKIFNRLFWLAVIGAIAWLVYASNNTTAVSTPHTAVVDVKGEIASGAEASAENVVASLRTAFEDTGAQAVVLLINSPGGSPVQAGIINDEITRLKGLHDKKVYAVVEETCASAAYYIAAAADDIYVDKASLVGSIGVLMDGFGFTGLMDKLGIERRLMTAGENKGMLDPFSPLDDNQRAYMQQMLGEIHAQFIDVVKRGRGGRLKENGETFSGLVWNGQQAVTLGLADGLGNLDYVAREIVKAEEIVDYTQRENVGLRLAKRFGASVGEGVFHAARAAGISLK from the coding sequence ATGAACGACGACCCCTTGGGCCAGCTCGGTTCCAACGCCACCGACCGAAACTGGGAGCGCGCCACCCTGGAAAAACTGGTCTTTGCGACCATCCGGGAGCAGCAGGCCACACGCCGCTGGAAGATCTTCAACCGGCTGTTCTGGCTGGCGGTCATCGGTGCCATTGCCTGGCTGGTCTACGCCAGCAACAACACGACGGCCGTGAGCACGCCGCACACCGCGGTGGTGGACGTGAAGGGCGAAATCGCCAGCGGCGCCGAGGCCAGTGCCGAGAACGTGGTGGCCTCGCTGCGCACTGCCTTTGAGGACACCGGCGCACAGGCCGTGGTGTTGCTGATCAACTCGCCCGGCGGCAGCCCGGTGCAGGCCGGCATCATCAACGACGAGATCACCCGCCTGAAGGGCTTGCACGATAAAAAGGTGTACGCCGTGGTCGAGGAAACCTGCGCATCAGCGGCCTACTACATCGCTGCCGCGGCCGACGACATTTATGTGGACAAGGCCAGCCTGGTCGGCAGCATCGGTGTGCTCATGGACGGCTTCGGCTTCACCGGCCTCATGGACAAGCTCGGCATCGAGCGCCGCCTCATGACGGCCGGTGAGAACAAGGGCATGCTCGATCCCTTCAGCCCGCTCGACGACAACCAGCGCGCTTACATGCAGCAAATGCTCGGCGAGATCCATGCCCAGTTCATCGACGTGGTGAAGCGGGGCCGCGGAGGGCGCCTGAAAGAAAACGGCGAAACCTTCAGCGGCCTGGTGTGGAACGGCCAGCAGGCGGTGACGCTGGGCCTGGCCGATGGCCTGGGCAACCTCGACTACGTGGCCCGCGAGATCGTCAAGGCAGAAGAAATCGTGGACTACACGCAGCGCGAGAACGTGGGCCTGCGCCTGGCCAAGCGTTTTGGTGCCAGCGTGGGTGAAGGCGTGTTCCACGCCGCGCGCGCGGCCGGCATCAGCCTGAAGTAA
- a CDS encoding HAD family hydrolase, with translation MRPRRFDLIAFDWDGTLFDSTALIARCIQAAVIDVGGTPPSREAASYVIGMGLMQALEHAAPDVPREKYPLLGQRYRHHYMAAQNDLSLFEGVLPMLGELKQRHHWLTVATGKSRRGLDEVLDTVELKGMFDGSRTADETAGKPSPLMLHELMREFGVEPSRILMIGDTTHDLQMALNAGCASVGVSYGAHEPATFDALRPLRVVHSVRELHDWLNLNA, from the coding sequence ATGCGCCCGCGCCGATTCGATCTCATCGCCTTCGACTGGGACGGCACCCTGTTCGATTCCACCGCCCTGATCGCCCGCTGCATCCAGGCGGCCGTGATCGATGTGGGTGGCACACCGCCCTCCCGCGAAGCCGCCAGCTACGTGATCGGCATGGGCCTGATGCAGGCGCTGGAACATGCCGCGCCCGATGTGCCACGCGAGAAATACCCGTTGCTGGGCCAGCGCTACCGCCACCACTACATGGCGGCGCAGAACGACCTGAGCCTGTTCGAGGGCGTGCTGCCCATGCTGGGCGAACTGAAGCAGCGCCACCATTGGCTGACCGTGGCCACCGGCAAAAGCCGCCGGGGGCTGGACGAGGTGCTGGACACGGTGGAGCTCAAGGGCATGTTCGACGGCTCGCGCACCGCCGACGAAACCGCCGGCAAGCCCAGTCCTCTCATGTTGCACGAGCTGATGCGCGAGTTCGGCGTGGAGCCGTCACGCATCCTGATGATCGGCGACACCACGCACGATCTGCAGATGGCCCTCAATGCCGGCTGCGCGAGCGTGGGTGTGAGTTACGGCGCACACGAACCGGCCACGTTCGACGCGCTCAGGCCCTTGCGCGTGGTGCATTCGGTGCGCGAGCTGCACGACTGGCTGAATCTGAACGCTTGA
- the fghA gene encoding S-formylglutathione hydrolase, with protein sequence MDFETLSEHRCFGGVQGFYRHASTEIGLPMKFGVFVPPQAAQGPVPVLFYLAGLTCTEETFAIKAGAQRVAAELGLMLVSPDTSPRETGIEGAGAAWDFGHGAGFYLDATQAPWSSHFRMESWITRELRSLVLSQFPALADRVGLFGHSMGGHGALTLALRHPGLYQSVSAFAPIAAPMQCPWGEKAFTGYLGSDRARWAAHDATELVKSGRKAAPLLIDQGLADNFLPTQLHPHLFEAACAQSGQALTLRRHEGYDHGYYFIASFVEDHLRHHAKTLLA encoded by the coding sequence ATGGATTTTGAAACCTTGAGCGAACACCGCTGCTTCGGCGGTGTGCAAGGCTTCTACCGGCATGCGTCGACCGAGATCGGTTTGCCGATGAAGTTCGGCGTGTTCGTTCCCCCCCAAGCTGCACAGGGCCCGGTGCCGGTGCTGTTCTATCTGGCGGGTCTCACCTGCACCGAGGAGACCTTTGCCATCAAGGCCGGTGCGCAGCGCGTGGCGGCCGAGTTGGGTTTGATGCTGGTGTCGCCAGACACCAGCCCGCGCGAGACTGGCATCGAAGGCGCGGGCGCGGCCTGGGACTTCGGCCACGGCGCGGGCTTCTATCTTGATGCGACGCAAGCGCCCTGGTCCTCTCACTTCCGCATGGAGAGCTGGATCACCAGGGAGCTGCGCTCGCTGGTGCTCTCTCAGTTCCCCGCACTCGCCGATCGTGTGGGCCTCTTCGGCCACTCCATGGGCGGCCATGGCGCACTCACACTGGCGCTGCGCCATCCGGGCCTGTACCAGAGCGTCTCGGCGTTCGCCCCCATCGCCGCGCCGATGCAGTGTCCGTGGGGCGAGAAGGCGTTCACGGGATACCTGGGGTCGGACCGCGCGCGCTGGGCCGCCCACGATGCCACCGAGCTCGTGAAGTCGGGCCGCAAGGCGGCCCCCTTGCTGATCGACCAGGGCCTGGCCGACAACTTCCTGCCCACGCAGTTGCACCCGCACCTGTTCGAGGCGGCCTGTGCCCAATCGGGTCAGGCGCTGACCTTGCGCCGGCACGAAGGCTACGACCATGGCTACTACTTCATCGCCAGCTTCGTCGAAGACCACTTGCGCCACCACGCGAAAACCCTTCTGGCCTGA
- a CDS encoding energy transducer TonB, translating to MPVPPRESTRVSPATPSPVRPLRAVWGWLGVCTAALLASCASPPPPPPPPAPPPAPVPAPPPPPAAQLPPPAHISHAMSPLDYRKDGARHIYAQNGDRIYKGKLPPLMHAVGVVQVHVDARGNVRNVSWMRAPSHAPDVVREIERTLRAASPFPAPMRMGGVVYTDVWLWDRSGKFQLDTLTEGQRSN from the coding sequence ATGCCCGTCCCGCCCCGAGAATCCACCCGCGTGAGCCCCGCCACGCCCTCCCCCGTCCGCCCGTTGCGCGCTGTCTGGGGCTGGCTGGGGGTTTGCACCGCCGCCCTGCTGGCGTCCTGTGCCTCGCCCCCGCCCCCACCGCCGCCTCCCGCGCCGCCACCGGCGCCCGTGCCGGCACCGCCGCCCCCTCCCGCTGCGCAGTTGCCACCGCCGGCACACATCTCGCATGCCATGTCGCCGCTCGACTACCGCAAGGATGGGGCGCGCCACATCTACGCCCAGAACGGCGATCGCATCTACAAGGGCAAGCTGCCTCCGTTGATGCATGCGGTGGGCGTGGTGCAGGTGCACGTGGATGCGCGTGGCAATGTGCGCAACGTCAGCTGGATGCGCGCGCCCAGCCACGCGCCCGACGTGGTCCGGGAGATCGAGCGCACGCTGCGTGCCGCCTCGCCCTTTCCCGCGCCGATGCGCATGGGCGGTGTGGTCTACACCGACGTCTGGCTGTGGGACCGGAGCGGCAAGTTCCAGCTCGACACGCTGACCGAAGGCCAACGCAGCAACTGA